Proteins encoded in a region of the Coffea eugenioides isolate CCC68of chromosome 4, Ceug_1.0, whole genome shotgun sequence genome:
- the LOC113769585 gene encoding pentatricopeptide repeat-containing protein At5g65560-like — MVIKPLNCQCLPNLIHLKNIDLFRQFPHLGSRYFSSKLNLSPALSERQPHHPSLVFTICDILSNKSLPWQKSSQLKALSPKIKPHHVAKIIDNYKISSESVLQFFYWVSKRQFYKHDVNCYVAMLNRLLFDKSFAPADHVRILMIKACRNEEEMKWVLGFLNEISKEGFPYSLYSFNTLLIQLGKFDMVEAAQNVYNEILSSEIVPSLLTFNTMINIFCKKGKVQEAELVLCRIYQCEFSPDVFTYTSLILGHCRNRKLDKAYEVFDRMLKDGIDPNSVTYSTLINGLCDEGRVDEALDMLDEMIEKGVEPTVYTYTVPLNTLCDVGRAKDAIGLMSTMMKRGCKPNAQNYTALISGLAVVGQLELAIGFYHRMLKEGLVPTVVTYNALISGFCEAGKLETALNIFRWLEGHGYSPNTETFNAAIKGFCMVGNMERSMVLFQQMLRVGPPPKRVTYNTLINGYLQQHSLNNALRLFDIMKGNGCQPDEWTYAILVSGLCKGRKFDLASSLFEDMIRQDLSPNQVNYTTLIDGLCKDGKVDAALALLKRMQDSGCNPAIETYNAVLNGLSKRGMLSEAKKLHDKLLESGLLPNVITYSTLIDGLCKRRRTDLALKIFHEMGKRDCLPNLYTYSSLIHGLCLAGQNDEAELLLREMERKGLAPDVVIYTSIIDGFVRVGRLNHAFLLLFQMISAGYQPNYGTYNVLVKGLQKECQLLEEKVATQHQTVCTRSSVEKDLRIENLYSLLDRMSEYGCEPGLSTYTTLVVGLCREGKSYEAEHLVKHMKGKGLTPNSAILCSLIGSYCRNLRVNSALDIFNSLIISGFEPPLSIYRALICTLCKLSRAKEAEALFESMLEKQWNNDEIVWSILIDGLIKEGEADTSMKFLHAMDVKNCTFSYQTRTSLARELSKLGRPVDKKSEC, encoded by the coding sequence ATCTCATCCACCTCAAGAATATCGATCTTTTTAGGCAATTTCCCCATCTGGGTTCTCGTTATTTCTCGTCAAAATTAAATCTTTCTCCAGCATTATCGGAAAGGCAGCCACATCATCCAAGCTTGGTGTTCACAATTTGTGATATTTTGTCCAATAAGTCCTTGCCATGGCAGAAAAGCTCTCAGCTCAAGGCTTTGAGCCCCAAAATCAAGCCCCATCACGTGGCTAAGATTATAGATAATTACAAAATAAGCAGTGAGTCTGTGTTGCAATTCTTTTACTGGGTTTCTAAGAGGCAATTCTACAAACACGATGTGAACTGTTATGTGGCAATGTTGAATAGGCTTCTTTTTGATAAAAGTTTTGCGCCTGCTGATCATGTTAGGATTTTGATGATTAAAGCTTGCAGGAATGAGGAAGAGATGAAATGGGTTTTGGGATTTTTGAATGAAATCAGCAAAGAGGGTTTTCCGTATAGTTTGTATAGTTTTAATACTTTGTTGATTCAGTTAGGTAAGTTTGATATGGTTGAGGCAGCTCAAAATGTGTATAATGAAATTTTGAGTAGTGAAATTGTACCAAGTCTATTGACTTTTAATACTATGATTAATATTTTTTGTAAGAAGGGAAAAGTTCAGGAGGCAGAGTTGGTTTTGTGTAGGATTTATCAGTGTGAATTTTCCCCTGATGTATTCACTTATACGTCTTTGATTCTTGGCCACTGTCGGAATAGGAAGTTGGACAAGGCGTATGAGGTTTTTGATAGGATGTTAAAGGATGGAATTGATCCGAATTCGGTTACTTATTCGACCCTAATTAATGGGCTCTGCGACGAGGGGAGGGTTGATGAGGCATTGGACATGCTTGACGAAATGATTGAGAAAGGTGTTGAACCTACTGTATACACGTATACAGTTCCCCTTAATACATTATGTGATGTTGGACGTGCCAAGGACGCTATTGGTCTTATGTCTACCATGATGAAAAGGGGTTGTAAGCCGAATGCACAAAATTATACAGCCCTTATTAGTGGGTTGGCTGTAGTTGGTCAACTTGAGTTGGCAATAGGATTCTACCACAGGATGCTGAAGGAAGGCCTGGTCCCAACCGTGGTCACTTATAATGCACTGATCAGTGGATTCTGTGAAGCAGGCAAACTGGAAACTGCTTTAAATATTTTTCGCTGGTTGGAGGGACATGGTTATTCACCAAATACAGAGACCTTCAATGCAGCTATAAAGGGATTTTGTATGGTCGGAAATATGGAGAGATCAATGGTCCTATTTCAACAGATGTTGAGGGTCGGTCCACCTCCAAAGAGAGTAACATACAATACTTTGATTAATGGATATCTCCAACAGCATTCCCTGAACAATGCTCTGAGGTTGTTTGATATTATGAAAGGGAATGGATGTCAGCCAGATGAATGGACTTATGCGATTCTTGTTTCTGGGTTGTGCAAAGGGCGAAAGTTTGACTTAGCTTCAAGTCTTTTCGAGGATATGATTAGGCAAGATTTGAGTCCAAACCAAGTTAACTACACCACTTTGATAGATGGCCTTTGTAAAGATGGGAAAGTAGATGCTGCATTGGCTTTGTTGAAAAGGATGCAGGACAGTGGTTGTAATCCGGCCATTGAAACTTATAATGCAGTTTTAAATGGCTTGTCTAAGAGGGGTATGCTCTCTGAAGCAAAAAAACTCCATGATAAACTGCTCGAAAGTGGGCTATTGCCCAATGTAATTACCTACTCAACATTAATTGATGGACTCTGCAAAAGACGGAGGACAGACCTTGCTTTAAAGATATTTCATGAAATGGGAAAAAGAGATTGCTTGCCAAATTTGTACACTTACAGTTCGCTCATCCATGGCTTATGCTTGGCAGGTCAGAATGATGAGGCTGAATTATTGCTTAGGGAAATGGAGAGAAAAGGATTGGCACCTGACGTGGTGATTTATACGTCAATAATTGATGGGTTTGTAAGGGTGGGTAggctaaatcatgcatttttgcttcttttccaGATGATTAGTGCAGGCTACCAGCCAAATTATGGAACCTACAATGTGCTGGTCAAAGGTTTACAAAAGGAGTGCCAGTTACTTGAGGAAAAAGTTGCAACCCAACATCAAACAGTTTGCACACGTAGTTCAGTTGAGAAagatttgagaattgaaaaTTTGTATAGTCTCTTGGATAGGATGTCAGAATATGGGTGCGAACCTGGTCTCAGCACATATACTACCTTAGTTGTTGGACTATGTAGAGAAGGCAAAAGTTATGAGGCAGAACATTTGGTTAAACATATGAAAGGGAAAGGCTTGACTCCTAACAGTGCAATACTTTGCTCTCTCATAGGCTCTTATTGCAGGAACTTGAGAGTTAATTCTGCTCTAGATATATTTAACTCACTGATCATCAGTGGTTTTGAGCCCCCTCTATCAATTTACAGAGCACTTATCTGCACTTTATGCAAACTAAGCCGGGCTAAAGAGGCTGAGGCTTTATTTGAAAGCATGCTTGAGAAACAATGGAACAATGATGAGATTGTCTGGTCCATATTAATAGATGGGCTAATCAAGGAGGGGGAAGCAGACACTTCCATGAAGTTTCTTCATGCAATGGATGTCAAGAATTGCACTTTTTCTTACCAGACACGTACAAGTTTAGCAAGAGAGTTGTCCAAATTAGGCAGGCCGGTGGATAAAAAGTCAGAGTGCTGA